The Etheostoma spectabile isolate EspeVRDwgs_2016 chromosome 1, UIUC_Espe_1.0, whole genome shotgun sequence genome has a segment encoding these proteins:
- the ppfibp2a gene encoding liprin-beta-2 isoform X5 — translation MGEVSYLKLKLADMEGKQSHGAERQHKAETVVNFISELQEQMCRFQKEINSKIQEKKALEIPTDSSSTVSCPTESTEGDGSNIGPSCDRNPGLMHKLEEASEGPDGNAHNLGEGSSDDEQQYYCGEESGLLKELRILKDKVEHLEDQKLHYEKKLKATKEEISSLQQLLLSKNAQIESLHTRLLARPSPSPESSERDQELQSLRSGMKSLAAANDEKDRRIEELTLLLNQCRQFREVPHTTRQAPPAVRSFSNGRTPSSSSEEEAHVLMKNTDSASAKSVDVKSEVSTSSSSSQQTSISSAQKDSDSRSEPFSSSMNDLTNAPLQKSGLDDTRSQTPPVNSSLSEQNGSRDSSSEIQSQRSPDGSEDGDSSQIKLEKVDDSTSSDNSPVPHSGANTQPGQRAVGSPEYMKNNRSFKRLWGKLRRTQSGGLQATDPDAGQFRRGGLRATAGPRLTRTPESYDSARDMNVPFSQWTKEQVCGWLEDYGLGQYVNLTRQWVENGQILLSATPQDFEKEMGMKNPLHRKKLQLALKAFTTKVIEKSSELDYIWVTRWLDDIGLPQYKDNFHEARVDGRMIQYLTVNDLLTLKVTSQLHHLSIKCAIHVLHANKFNPNCLRRRPGEEKQPSPSEVVQWSNHRVMEWLRAVDLAEYAPNLRGSGVHGGLIILEPRFSSETLALLLNIPPQKTLLRRHLATAFSALVGHQATQEKREYGNATGHVPLTTTAKVKPKKLGFTQFSHLRKRKPDESADYICPIDSGALTVNGVSRLPSAALRGLSPNMDRQTERREQVGIRALANGPKQ, via the exons ATGGGGGAGGTGTCCTACCTGAAACTAAAGCTGGCAGACATGGAGGGAAAACAGAGCCATGGAGCTGAAAGGCAGCACAAAGCAGAG ACTGTAGTGAATTTTATTAGTGAACTGCAGGAGCAGATGTGTAGGTTTCAGAAGGAGATCAATAGCAAGATCCAAGAGAAAAAGGCTTTGGAGATCCCGACTGACAGCAGCTCTACAGTTTCGTGCCCCACTGAGTCCACCGAGGGTGACGGCTCAAACATCGGGCCGTCCTGTGACAGAAACCCAGGGCTGATGCACAAACTAGAAGAGGCTTCAGAAGGGCCTGATGGGAACGCACACAACCTGGGAGAGGGTAGCTCAGATGATGAGCAGCAATACTACTGTGGAGAAGAAAGT GGCTTACTTAAAGAGCTCAGGATTCTTAAGGACAAAGTGGAGCACCTGGAGGATCAGAAGTTACATTATGAGAAGAAACTCAAAGCAACAAAG GAAGAGATCAGCAGCCTACAGCAGCTTCTGCTCAGTAAGAACGCTCAGATCGAGAGCTTGCACACTCGGCTGCTGGCCAGACCATCTCCATCCCCTGAGAGCTCGGAGAGAG ATCAGGAGCTGCAGAGCCTTAGGAGTGGAATGAAATCACTAGCGGCTGCTAATGATGAAAAG GACAGACGTATCGAAGAGCTCACACTGCTCCTGAATCAGTGCAGGCAATTCAGAGAGGTCCCTCACACCACAAGGCAAG CTCCACCTGCTGTTCGTTCATTTTCAAATGGTAGAACGCCATCAAGCAGCAGTGAGGAAGAGGCGCACGTACTGATGAAGAATACTGACTCTGCCAGTGCAAAATCAGTGGATGTAAAGTCTGAA GTTTCCACAAGCAGTTCTTCCTCCCAACAAACATCTATTTCATCAGCCCAGAAGGACAGTGATTCCCG ATCAGAACCTTTCTCAAGTAGTATGAATGACCTAACGAATGCCCCTTTACAAAAG AGTGGTCTGGATGACACCAGAAGTCAGACACCGCCTGTGAATTCCTCTCTGTCAGAGCAGAATGGgagcagagacagcagcagtgaAATCCAGAGTCAAAGGTCTCCAGATGGGAGCGAAGATGGAGACTCCAGCCAAA TAAAGTTGGAGAAAGTCGACGACAGCACTTCAAGCGATAATTCCCCTGTTCCCCATTCTGGAGCAAACACGCAGCCTGGCCAACGGGCTGTGGGCTCACCAGAATACATGAAGAATAACAGGAGCTTTAAAAGGCTCTGGGGAAA ACTTCGAAGAACCCAATCTGGAGGGCTCCAGGCAACGGATCCCGATGCCGGTCAGTTTAGAAGAGGTGGGCTGCGTGCAACAGCAGGACCCAGACTGACCAGGACCCCCGAATCATATGATTCTGCACG tgaTATGAATGTTCCATTCAGCCAGTGGACCAAAGAGCAAGTATGTGGCTGGCTGGAGGACTATGGATTGGGCCAGTATGTCAATCTCACCAGGCAGTGGGTTGAAAATGGACAGATACTGCTGTCTGCAACACCTCAGGACTTTGAGAAG GAGATGGGTATGAAGAATCCACTGCACAGGAAGAAGCTGCAGCTTGCTCTGAAAGCATTCACCACTAAAGTTATAGAAAAATCATCAGAGCTGGACTACATCTGGGTCACCC GTTGGTTGGATGACATTGGTTTGCCTCAGTATAAAGATAATTTCCATGAAGCACGAGTGGATGGTCGAATGATACAATACCTCACAGTG AATGACCTCTTGACGCTAAAGGTCACCAGCCAGCTTCATCATCTTAGTATTAAATGTGCCATCCATGTCCTTCACGCCAACAAGTTCAACCCCAACTGTCTTCGACGTAGGCCAGGGGAAGAG AAACAGCCCTCTCCCTCAGAGGTGGTGCAGTGGTCTAACCATCGCGTGATGGAGTGGCTGAGAGCAGTGGATTTAGCCGAGTATGCCCCCAATCTACGGGGCAGTGGTGTTCATGGTGGGCTGATT ATCTTGGAGCCTCGCTTCAGCTCAGAGACTTTGGCTCTGCTGTTAAATATTCCTCCGCAAAAGACTTTGCTACGTCGCCACCTCGCCACTGCCTTCTCTGCCCTGGTGGGACATCAGGCCACGCAGGAGAAGCGAGAGTATGGAAATGCCACAGGCCACGTGCCCCTCACTACCACTGCTAAAGTAAAG ccAAAGAAGCTAGGTTTCACTCAATTTAGTCACCTCAGGAAGAGGAAACCTGATGAATCTGCAGACTATATCTGCCCAATAGACAGTGGGGCGCTGACAGTGAATGGAGTTTCTCGCTTGCCCTCTGCAGCACTCAGGGGCCTTAGCCCCAAcatggacagacagactgagagGCGCGAGCAGGTGGGGATAAGAGCTCTGGCTAATGGCccaaaacaataa
- the ppfibp2a gene encoding liprin-beta-2 isoform X6: MNQELLHRASLEKQKLNLMGEVSYLKLKLADMEGKQSHGAERQHKAEGLLKELRILKDKVEHLEDQKLHYEKKLKATKEEISSLQQLLLSKNAQIESLHTRLLARPSPSPESSERDQELQSLRSGMKSLAAANDEKDRRIEELTLLLNQCRQFREVPHTTRQAPPAVRSFSNGRTPSSSSEEEAHVLMKNTDSASAKSVDVKSEVSTSSSSSQQTSISSAQKDSDSRSEPFSSSMNDLTNAPLQKSGLDDTRSQTPPVNSSLSEQNGSRDSSSEIQSQRSPDGSEDGDSSQIKLEKVDDSTSSDNSPVPHSGANTQPGQRAVGSPEYMKNNRSFKRLWGKLRRTQSGGLQATDPDAGQFRRGGLRATAGPRLTRTPESYDSARDMNVPFSQWTKEQVCGWLEDYGLGQYVNLTRQWVENGQILLSATPQDFEKEMGMKNPLHRKKLQLALKAFTTKVIEKSSELDYIWVTRWLDDIGLPQYKDNFHEARVDGRMIQYLTVNDLLTLKVTSQLHHLSIKCAIHVLHANKFNPNCLRRRPGEEKQPSPSEVVQWSNHRVMEWLRAVDLAEYAPNLRGSGVHGGLIILEPRFSSETLALLLNIPPQKTLLRRHLATAFSALVGHQATQEKREYGNATGHVPLTTTAKVKPKKLGFTQFSHLRKRKPDESADYICPIDSGALTVNGVSRLPSAALRGLSPNMDRQTERREQVGIRALANGPKQ, translated from the exons ATGAACCAG GAACTCCTGCATAGGGCGTCACTGGAGAAACAGAAGTTGAATCTTATGGGGGAGGTGTCCTACCTGAAACTAAAGCTGGCAGACATGGAGGGAAAACAGAGCCATGGAGCTGAAAGGCAGCACAAAGCAGAG GGCTTACTTAAAGAGCTCAGGATTCTTAAGGACAAAGTGGAGCACCTGGAGGATCAGAAGTTACATTATGAGAAGAAACTCAAAGCAACAAAG GAAGAGATCAGCAGCCTACAGCAGCTTCTGCTCAGTAAGAACGCTCAGATCGAGAGCTTGCACACTCGGCTGCTGGCCAGACCATCTCCATCCCCTGAGAGCTCGGAGAGAG ATCAGGAGCTGCAGAGCCTTAGGAGTGGAATGAAATCACTAGCGGCTGCTAATGATGAAAAG GACAGACGTATCGAAGAGCTCACACTGCTCCTGAATCAGTGCAGGCAATTCAGAGAGGTCCCTCACACCACAAGGCAAG CTCCACCTGCTGTTCGTTCATTTTCAAATGGTAGAACGCCATCAAGCAGCAGTGAGGAAGAGGCGCACGTACTGATGAAGAATACTGACTCTGCCAGTGCAAAATCAGTGGATGTAAAGTCTGAA GTTTCCACAAGCAGTTCTTCCTCCCAACAAACATCTATTTCATCAGCCCAGAAGGACAGTGATTCCCG ATCAGAACCTTTCTCAAGTAGTATGAATGACCTAACGAATGCCCCTTTACAAAAG AGTGGTCTGGATGACACCAGAAGTCAGACACCGCCTGTGAATTCCTCTCTGTCAGAGCAGAATGGgagcagagacagcagcagtgaAATCCAGAGTCAAAGGTCTCCAGATGGGAGCGAAGATGGAGACTCCAGCCAAA TAAAGTTGGAGAAAGTCGACGACAGCACTTCAAGCGATAATTCCCCTGTTCCCCATTCTGGAGCAAACACGCAGCCTGGCCAACGGGCTGTGGGCTCACCAGAATACATGAAGAATAACAGGAGCTTTAAAAGGCTCTGGGGAAA ACTTCGAAGAACCCAATCTGGAGGGCTCCAGGCAACGGATCCCGATGCCGGTCAGTTTAGAAGAGGTGGGCTGCGTGCAACAGCAGGACCCAGACTGACCAGGACCCCCGAATCATATGATTCTGCACG tgaTATGAATGTTCCATTCAGCCAGTGGACCAAAGAGCAAGTATGTGGCTGGCTGGAGGACTATGGATTGGGCCAGTATGTCAATCTCACCAGGCAGTGGGTTGAAAATGGACAGATACTGCTGTCTGCAACACCTCAGGACTTTGAGAAG GAGATGGGTATGAAGAATCCACTGCACAGGAAGAAGCTGCAGCTTGCTCTGAAAGCATTCACCACTAAAGTTATAGAAAAATCATCAGAGCTGGACTACATCTGGGTCACCC GTTGGTTGGATGACATTGGTTTGCCTCAGTATAAAGATAATTTCCATGAAGCACGAGTGGATGGTCGAATGATACAATACCTCACAGTG AATGACCTCTTGACGCTAAAGGTCACCAGCCAGCTTCATCATCTTAGTATTAAATGTGCCATCCATGTCCTTCACGCCAACAAGTTCAACCCCAACTGTCTTCGACGTAGGCCAGGGGAAGAG AAACAGCCCTCTCCCTCAGAGGTGGTGCAGTGGTCTAACCATCGCGTGATGGAGTGGCTGAGAGCAGTGGATTTAGCCGAGTATGCCCCCAATCTACGGGGCAGTGGTGTTCATGGTGGGCTGATT ATCTTGGAGCCTCGCTTCAGCTCAGAGACTTTGGCTCTGCTGTTAAATATTCCTCCGCAAAAGACTTTGCTACGTCGCCACCTCGCCACTGCCTTCTCTGCCCTGGTGGGACATCAGGCCACGCAGGAGAAGCGAGAGTATGGAAATGCCACAGGCCACGTGCCCCTCACTACCACTGCTAAAGTAAAG ccAAAGAAGCTAGGTTTCACTCAATTTAGTCACCTCAGGAAGAGGAAACCTGATGAATCTGCAGACTATATCTGCCCAATAGACAGTGGGGCGCTGACAGTGAATGGAGTTTCTCGCTTGCCCTCTGCAGCACTCAGGGGCCTTAGCCCCAAcatggacagacagactgagagGCGCGAGCAGGTGGGGATAAGAGCTCTGGCTAATGGCccaaaacaataa